GTCGCTCGCGGTCACCGTCGGCACCCGCGCGGAGTTCGAGGACTGGCGCGCCGACGCCGACCTCGAGGTGACCGTCGTCGGCGCCGAGAACGTCGACAACGTGGCCTGGCACGCCGCACCCTTCGCCGGGGAGGCCGTCGCCGCGACCTACCAGGGCGAGCGCCGCGCGGCCGTCGGGACGCTCCGACGGCAGGCCTTCGGTCGCATCTACGACGGGGTCGTCTGATGCGGCGGGTCACGCGCGACCTCCTGGTCGGCCTCACGGTGGTACTCGTCCTCCTGCTGGCGCTGGGGGCGGTCCCGAGTCTGCTCAAGTCCGGCGACCCCTTCTACGTCGTCGCGACGCCCGTCGACGACCAGAGCTCGAACGTCACGGCGGTCAACAGCACCGCCCTCGACGCCCAGTTCTACCCGTTCACGGCGACGGCGCTGTCGAACGCGACGGCCGACGAGGCGGGCCGGTCGGGACCCTACTGGCGCGGCCCGGTCGGACTCAAGGGCGCGTTCACCCACTCGCCGTTCGACGAACACGACGCCCTCAGCCAGCAGTACCCCGCCGCGACCGACGGCGAGCAGGTCCGGGTCCGTCACAACGGCACGCTTTACCACGTCGCGGTCACACAGCCGGTATGAGCCGCGACCCGTCCCACGAGTGGCCCGTGGTCGAATCCGAGGCAGAGTACGAGACCGGCTGGTACACCGGCGGCTACGACCGCGTCCGCCAGCCCGACGGCTCCGAGAAGGACTACTACTGGGCCGAACTCCCCGACGCCGTCGTCGTCGTCGCGACGACCGGCGACGAACTGGTCATGGTCGACCAGTTCCGCCCGACCATCCGCGAGCAATGTCTGGAACTCCCCGCCGGCATCGTCGAGGACGGCGAGTCCTACACGACCGCCGGCGCCCGCGAACTCCGCGAGGAGACCGGATTCGACCCCGCCGGCGTCTCCCTGCTCGAGGACTTCTACTGCTCGACCGGCGTGTTGCGTCATCGCCGGGGCATCGTCTTCGCCGAGGGCCTCGAACCGGTCGAGGCGGATCTGGACAGCAACGAGTTCCTCGAGGTGACGACGGTTCCCGTCGACGAGGCGCTCGAGGTGGCCCGGCGCGAACCCGCCAACGACGCCACCATCGAAGGCATCCTGCTGGCGCGCGCCGAGGGTCTCCTGTGACCGACCGATCGGCCTGAACGACCTCCCCTTCGTCGACCAGCACCGCCCCCGCACGAACCGGCACGCTGGAACTGCCGACCGGCGGCGTTGAACCCGACGCGTCCCCCGTGTGGCCGCCCGCCACGAGCTCGAAGCGGAGACCGGCTACCGCGCCGGGACGCTGACCCCACGTCGAGTCCTGTTCTGTCGGGGCGGCTCCGGTACTACCGCCACGGCTTCGTCGCGACGCCCCTCACGTCCGGCGACCCCGACCCGGAGGACGACGGGGACGTCGAGACGGTCACCGCGCCAGTCGACGCGGCGCTGTCCCGGGCGCGGGCCGATGGACCGCCCGTGGAGAACGCTCTGGCGCCGCCCTTGCTCGCCCGGGCCGACGGTCTGGTGTCGTCCGAAGACCGTTTACGCGTCGACTGCTATCGGTGCCACATGGACGGTGAAATCGGCCTCGAGGAACTGAAAACGCTCCTCTCTCGGGACGGCGTCCGCGTGGTCGACATCCGCTCGCCGGCCGCCTTCGCACGCGGCCACATCCCCGGCAGCGAGAACGTGCCCTTTCCCACGCTCGTCGGCGACGTAGAACGGTTCACCGGCACAGACCACGTCGTGACCGTCTGCCCGCACGGCGAGTCGAGCGTCCAGGCCGCCCGCCTCA
The DNA window shown above is from Haloarcula halobia and carries:
- a CDS encoding NUDIX hydrolase — protein: MSRDPSHEWPVVESEAEYETGWYTGGYDRVRQPDGSEKDYYWAELPDAVVVVATTGDELVMVDQFRPTIREQCLELPAGIVEDGESYTTAGARELREETGFDPAGVSLLEDFYCSTGVLRHRRGIVFAEGLEPVEADLDSNEFLEVTTVPVDEALEVARREPANDATIEGILLARAEGLL
- a CDS encoding rhodanese-like domain-containing protein, with the translated sequence MDGEIGLEELKTLLSRDGVRVVDIRSPAAFARGHIPGSENVPFPTLVGDVERFTGTDHVVTVCPHGESSVQAARLIASYEGFDGDVESFAPGLDGWDGPLEAGGDETADEGPEAPF
- a CDS encoding DUF5809 family protein, whose product is METEGQFSPTTAEAARERYEALGPTAQVVVKEVAKAMGLDADEYRKRITGEVVETARDVLFAESLAVTVGTRAEFEDWRADADLEVTVVGAENVDNVAWHAAPFAGEAVAATYQGERRAAVGTLRRQAFGRIYDGVV